A genomic stretch from Ureibacillus composti includes:
- a CDS encoding DUF1641 domain-containing protein: MSEETKQAQEALSADKLDLLDQLLKPEVQASLTTLVEQLPKLAEVVTLLTKAYDLAQLVATDDVLKSDTVSAVKEISEPVISSVKNIAATAIEAKDRADNTNETVGIFGLLKLLKDPETQKILRFANAFLAVQLERKA; the protein is encoded by the coding sequence ATGTCAGAAGAAACAAAGCAAGCTCAAGAAGCTCTAAGTGCAGATAAACTAGATTTACTTGATCAATTATTAAAGCCTGAAGTTCAAGCATCACTAACTACTTTAGTGGAACAGCTTCCAAAGTTAGCAGAGGTTGTCACTCTATTAACAAAAGCATACGATTTAGCACAATTAGTTGCAACGGACGACGTGTTAAAAAGTGATACAGTAAGTGCTGTTAAAGAAATTTCTGAACCTGTAATTAGCTCTGTAAAAAACATTGCAGCCACTGCAATTGAGGCTAAAGACCGCGCAGATAATACAAATGAAACTGTCGGTATTTTTGGCCTGTTAAAATTATTAAAAGATCCAGAAACACAAAAGATTTTACGTTTTGCAAACGCATTTTTAGCAGTTCAATTAGAACGAAAAGCTTAA
- a CDS encoding Fe(3+) ABC transporter substrate-binding protein yields MKFPKLFKPFVASAALAIGLAGCGATNQNSSTEEAASAPPKVENQEVNIYTARHYDADDLVYKKFTEETGIKVNVVKGEAEELIERLKREGESTQADLFITVDGGVLANAKQNDIFQPVTSKMIDENVPENLRDADHNWIGMATRARIIAYSKERVSPEELSTYEDLTNEKWKGRLLVRSSTSLYNQSLLASFIELNGEEQAEQWAQGIVNNFARQPDGGDRDQAKAIAAGTGDIAIMNTYYVGLLANSEDSEEVKVAEKIGVFFPNQETNGTHVNISGIGLTKHSKNKENATKLIEYLTSVEAQEFLSANNFEFPVNPNAKKPELLESWGEFKMQELNFDTLGEHNKKSIEIFNKTGWK; encoded by the coding sequence ATGAAATTCCCAAAATTATTTAAACCTTTCGTAGCTAGTGCTGCTCTAGCAATTGGATTAGCTGGTTGTGGAGCTACAAATCAAAATTCATCAACTGAGGAGGCAGCATCGGCTCCCCCAAAAGTTGAAAACCAAGAAGTCAATATTTACACGGCAAGACATTATGATGCGGATGATCTGGTCTATAAGAAATTTACAGAAGAAACAGGTATTAAAGTAAATGTTGTTAAAGGGGAAGCAGAAGAACTAATTGAAAGATTAAAACGTGAAGGTGAAAGCACACAAGCAGATTTATTTATCACTGTTGATGGTGGTGTTTTAGCAAATGCTAAGCAAAACGATATCTTCCAACCGGTTACTTCAAAAATGATTGATGAAAACGTACCAGAAAACTTACGTGATGCTGATCATAACTGGATTGGGATGGCAACAAGAGCACGTATCATTGCCTATTCTAAAGAAAGAGTGTCACCTGAAGAATTATCTACATATGAAGATTTAACGAATGAAAAATGGAAGGGTAGATTATTAGTCCGCTCATCAACAAGTTTATATAACCAATCTTTACTTGCTTCATTCATTGAATTAAATGGAGAAGAACAGGCAGAGCAATGGGCACAAGGGATTGTCAATAATTTCGCTCGCCAACCAGATGGTGGAGACCGCGATCAAGCGAAAGCTATTGCAGCAGGTACAGGGGATATTGCCATTATGAATACTTATTATGTGGGTCTACTAGCAAATTCTGAAGATTCAGAAGAAGTAAAAGTTGCAGAAAAAATTGGCGTCTTCTTCCCGAACCAAGAAACGAATGGTACGCATGTCAATATTAGTGGCATTGGTTTAACAAAACATAGTAAGAATAAAGAAAATGCTACAAAACTAATTGAATATTTGACAAGTGTGGAAGCTCAAGAATTTTTATCTGCTAATAATTTTGAATTCCCTGTAAATCCTAATGCAAAAAAACCAGAATTATTAGAGAGCTGGGGCGAATTTAAAATGCAAGAATTAAATTTTGATACTTTAGGAGAGCACAATAAAAAGTCGATTGAAATCTTTAATAAAACAGGTTGGAAGTAA
- a CDS encoding iron ABC transporter permease, protein MKLDLMKRHLKKDVNSWWIISLVGAVVILLPILFIFLTIFLEPNENWIHIRQYLLKNYVKNTLLLVGLTGLFTAFLGVSLAWLIAAYDFPLRKFFRYGLLLPLSIPTFIAAYTYRTMLGYTGIIQSTLRNQYDYQIDAQILSISGIRGAVFIFTMFLFPYVYMITRSFLENQSTSYIENARLLGQKPFAIFFKIVLPLARPAIVGGTVLVIFEVLGDYGVTSLLGIHTISTAIFQTWFGMYDVNSAMRLAAWLMVIIVGVFFLEKLLRQRRRYHINNKSRPLVPIKLKGIKGFGAFIYCGVVFLISFLIPFIQLIAWAKMTFNKVWESSFNTLIYQTVSLALIATLIILIFSIIVAKVCSSHSSFSFAISKIITSGYSIPGPIIAIGVLAIFISLDQYLAPFYKWMGLGEAPLILSLSLVMLVVGYFIRFMATGFNAIEVGFEKIGTKYTEASRMLGLGVTKTFFKVELPLLKGALFSGFVLTFVEICKELPLALLLRPFNFETLATKTYQYAHDEQIHEASISSLLIIAISILSVVIIQVLGKRVRS, encoded by the coding sequence ATGAAACTAGATTTGATGAAACGTCATCTGAAAAAAGATGTTAATAGCTGGTGGATCATCAGTTTAGTGGGGGCAGTAGTTATTCTACTGCCTATCCTTTTTATTTTCTTAACAATATTTCTGGAACCTAATGAAAACTGGATCCATATACGTCAATACTTACTAAAAAATTATGTAAAAAACACACTCTTACTCGTTGGGCTTACTGGCCTTTTTACAGCGTTTCTTGGTGTAAGTTTAGCTTGGTTAATTGCAGCATATGATTTTCCACTTAGAAAGTTTTTCAGATATGGTTTATTGTTACCACTTTCGATCCCGACTTTTATTGCAGCCTATACGTATCGAACGATGTTAGGCTACACGGGCATCATACAGTCAACTTTAAGGAATCAATATGATTACCAAATCGATGCTCAAATTTTATCCATTTCAGGAATCAGGGGAGCCGTATTCATTTTTACCATGTTTTTATTTCCCTATGTTTATATGATTACAAGATCATTTCTTGAAAATCAAAGTACATCTTACATAGAAAATGCCAGATTATTAGGTCAGAAACCATTTGCTATCTTTTTTAAAATAGTACTGCCACTTGCAAGACCAGCAATTGTAGGGGGAACAGTTTTAGTTATATTTGAAGTGCTAGGTGATTATGGAGTAACAAGTCTTTTAGGTATTCACACGATTTCAACAGCTATTTTTCAGACATGGTTCGGGATGTATGATGTGAATTCTGCAATGAGACTTGCTGCTTGGTTAATGGTTATTATTGTGGGGGTCTTCTTTTTAGAAAAATTACTAAGACAGAGAAGGCGTTATCATATCAACAATAAATCAAGACCTCTTGTTCCGATTAAGCTGAAAGGAATTAAAGGGTTCGGCGCTTTCATTTACTGTGGTGTCGTATTTCTAATTAGTTTCCTGATTCCGTTTATCCAGCTGATCGCTTGGGCAAAAATGACCTTTAATAAAGTCTGGGAATCTTCATTTAATACTCTGATTTATCAAACAGTGTCTTTAGCATTAATCGCTACATTGATAATTCTTATATTTTCTATCATTGTAGCAAAGGTATGCAGTTCTCATTCATCGTTTTCCTTTGCCATTTCAAAAATCATTACTTCGGGTTATTCGATTCCAGGACCAATTATCGCGATTGGGGTATTGGCTATCTTTATTTCGCTTGATCAATATCTAGCACCTTTTTACAAGTGGATGGGGCTAGGGGAAGCACCACTTATTTTAAGTTTATCTTTAGTCATGTTAGTTGTCGGTTATTTTATACGTTTTATGGCAACTGGATTTAATGCAATCGAGGTAGGCTTTGAGAAAATAGGAACAAAATATACTGAAGCTTCAAGAATGTTAGGTTTAGGTGTTACAAAAACGTTCTTTAAAGTGGAGTTGCCTTTACTAAAAGGGGCTTTATTCAGTGGCTTTGTCTTAACGTTTGTTGAAATTTGTAAGGAACTACCACTGGCCTTGTTACTAAGACCTTTTAACTTTGAAACACTCGCAACAAAAACTTATCAATATGCACATGACGAGCAAATTCATGAGGCTTCGATTTCTTCTCTTTTAATCATTGCAATTAGTATTTTGTCAGTAGTAATCATACAAGTGTTAGGCAAGAGGGTGAGATCATGA
- a CDS encoding ABC transporter ATP-binding protein → MSILEIEGLTYSYLKKEEPIIKDFSFSMEKGEVVGILGRSGSGKSTLLRLIAGLEMPLKGSIKVAGTTVVSDCVYLHPEEREVGMVFQDYALFPHMTVKNNILFGLSRMPRNERKQRVEEMLELVQLESFSNRYPHELSGGQQQRVALARALAPKPNLLLMDEPFSNLDTELRETIREELKVILKTANMTCIMVTHDRKDVEAICDRSVVFDLAHSKNDYNK, encoded by the coding sequence ATGAGTATCTTGGAAATTGAAGGACTGACGTATTCATATTTAAAGAAAGAAGAGCCAATCATTAAGGATTTTTCATTTTCAATGGAAAAGGGAGAAGTTGTCGGTATTTTAGGTCGCAGTGGAAGTGGAAAAAGTACATTACTTCGATTAATAGCAGGCTTAGAAATGCCGTTAAAAGGAAGCATTAAGGTTGCGGGAACAACTGTTGTAAGTGATTGTGTTTATTTACACCCAGAGGAACGGGAAGTGGGAATGGTATTTCAAGACTACGCGCTTTTTCCACATATGACAGTGAAAAATAATATACTTTTCGGATTATCTCGTATGCCCCGAAACGAAAGAAAACAGCGTGTGGAAGAAATGTTAGAACTTGTTCAATTAGAGAGTTTTTCGAATCGATATCCGCACGAATTAAGTGGAGGACAGCAGCAAAGGGTTGCGCTTGCTAGAGCACTTGCTCCTAAACCAAATCTATTGTTAATGGATGAACCGTTTAGTAACTTAGATACAGAGTTGAGAGAAACAATTCGTGAAGAACTTAAGGTGATTTTGAAAACGGCCAATATGACTTGTATTATGGTTACACATGATCGAAAAGATGTGGAGGCTATATGTGATCGTAGTGTAGTGTTTGATTTAGCGCATAGTAAGAATGATTACAATAAATAG
- a CDS encoding NAD(P)H-dependent oxidoreductase — MSKILVINAHPIVDSTSSVSLNVLEHFMRTYKELHSDEEIIEQINLYSEEVPMIDETVLTLWGKLRNGQELTSQEQEITERMDEILQQFKSANKYVIAYPLHNFNISSKLKAYMDNILIARETFKYTDTGSVGLLKDGRSIVVIQGSGAVYTNNDWYTEVEYSHKYLKSMFNFMGIEDYDIIRVQGTDLLGADRDQILQKAYVEAEKIASTLAKK; from the coding sequence ATGAGTAAAATTCTTGTAATAAACGCACATCCAATAGTCGATTCAACTTCTTCAGTAAGTTTAAATGTTCTAGAACACTTTATGAGAACATACAAAGAGCTACATTCTGATGAGGAAATCATTGAACAAATCAACTTGTACAGTGAAGAAGTACCGATGATCGATGAAACGGTTTTAACATTATGGGGAAAATTAAGAAATGGACAAGAACTTACTAGTCAAGAGCAAGAAATAACAGAGCGTATGGATGAGATACTACAACAATTCAAAAGCGCAAATAAGTATGTTATTGCTTATCCATTGCATAACTTTAATATTTCATCAAAATTAAAGGCCTATATGGACAATATTTTGATTGCAAGGGAAACGTTTAAATATACTGACACTGGATCAGTTGGATTGCTTAAAGATGGAAGAAGTATTGTAGTAATACAAGGAAGTGGAGCAGTCTATACCAATAATGACTGGTATACTGAAGTTGAATACTCGCATAAATACTTAAAATCAATGTTCAACTTTATGGGCATTGAAGATTACGACATTATACGAGTACAGGGAACTGATTTACTGGGTGCTGATCGAGATCAGATTTTACAAAAAGCATATGTAGAAGCTGAGAAAATTGCTTCTACATTAGCGAAGAAATAA
- a CDS encoding Rrf2 family transcriptional regulator, translating to MKYSVMVEYALHSLVYLIDVPSEESIGIKDLSEFQGLSETYLSKVFGKLSKAGIVSSVPGVNGGYKLAKAPEEISFWDVIQAVEGIKPIFQCKNIVSNHLMYQDQECSSCTSSNPTCTINLVMLEAEQHMQEFLSKKTLLWLNEELEHVLPTKIREGSREYFRNKNSD from the coding sequence ATGAAGTATAGTGTAATGGTTGAATATGCTTTACATAGTCTTGTCTATTTAATTGATGTTCCTTCAGAAGAAAGCATAGGAATAAAGGATCTTTCAGAATTTCAAGGACTTTCAGAGACATATCTATCTAAAGTTTTCGGTAAATTATCTAAGGCTGGTATTGTAAGTTCTGTACCTGGGGTAAATGGTGGATATAAATTGGCAAAAGCCCCTGAAGAGATATCTTTTTGGGATGTAATCCAAGCAGTTGAAGGAATTAAGCCAATTTTTCAGTGCAAAAATATTGTAAGTAATCATCTAATGTATCAAGATCAGGAATGCTCTTCATGCACATCTAGTAATCCTACTTGTACAATTAATCTAGTCATGCTTGAGGCAGAACAACATATGCAAGAGTTTTTAAGTAAAAAGACACTCTTATGGTTAAATGAGGAACTTGAACACGTATTACCTACAAAAATAAGAGAAGGTTCCCGTGAATACTTTAGAAATAAAAACTCAGATTAG
- a CDS encoding cation diffusion facilitator family transporter codes for MNQHTNSDTSMIAGWISLISNIVLTGLKIVIGAIFNSPVLLADGYHNAGDVIASGATLTSMRISKRPADEDHPYGHGKAEVLSSAIVGIILVLAACFIAYESIKVFFEEPEKAGIIAFVTAIISLIWKFVLYIYTIKVGKKINSKGLIATANDHLADVYASLAAVVGIGLALVGEAYQIDILLYGDPIAGLIVTFLVFKLAYEMLVEAGASLMEKSVGHELLDDFQAIILTVPEVKRIDRLRAREHGHYILVDLRVSVPANLTIQEGHDIIRKIKKTIMEHHNDIAEVLIHLNPWYEND; via the coding sequence ATGAATCAACACACAAATTCAGACACTTCCATGATCGCTGGCTGGATTAGTTTAATCAGCAATATCGTGTTAACCGGTCTAAAAATTGTAATCGGTGCAATCTTCAACAGTCCCGTACTTTTAGCGGATGGTTATCATAATGCTGGAGATGTCATTGCAAGTGGTGCCACATTGACATCGATGCGCATTTCAAAGCGTCCTGCCGATGAAGATCATCCATATGGACATGGTAAAGCGGAAGTTCTAAGCTCTGCTATTGTAGGGATTATTTTAGTTTTAGCTGCTTGTTTTATTGCCTATGAATCTATCAAAGTATTCTTTGAGGAACCTGAAAAAGCTGGAATAATTGCCTTTGTAACGGCTATTATTTCTCTAATTTGGAAGTTCGTTCTTTACATATATACGATAAAAGTTGGAAAAAAGATTAATAGTAAAGGTCTAATTGCTACTGCAAATGATCACCTTGCAGATGTGTATGCGTCATTAGCTGCGGTAGTTGGTATTGGACTTGCATTGGTTGGGGAAGCCTATCAAATCGACATCCTTTTATACGGGGATCCAATTGCTGGATTAATTGTGACATTCTTAGTCTTTAAACTTGCATACGAAATGCTCGTTGAAGCAGGTGCATCACTTATGGAAAAAAGCGTAGGTCATGAGTTATTAGATGATTTCCAAGCCATCATTTTAACAGTTCCAGAAGTAAAACGTATCGACCGTCTACGTGCTAGAGAACACGGTCATTATATATTGGTAGATCTTCGTGTAAGTGTTCCTGCTAATTTAACGATTCAAGAAGGTCATGATATCATCCGTAAAATTAAAAAGACAATAATGGAACATCACAATGATATAGCAGAAGTGCTTATACATTTAAATCCTTGGTATGAAAATGATTAA